aataaaaaataaactacttaatattttggaataaaatcaaaagcattattaaaatacatcaatgcataacatttaaaaattagtcgcattaatatatttcttcagGTTTCactgaaaaaagtgtttgatttttttgctttgaaagcgACTTCTGTTTTTGTCGCATGCGAATGgcttgattttttgtaattatcttGAAAACGAACAATTTCCCAAAATCAACCTTAGCACCAATCATAGTGCTAATCAAGTGCTATAGCTTTCGCcttttgtcaaaataaaataatgttttggtatatgttttttttcactttgaatgCGTACGAATGTCGCATTCGACATTGGAAAAATGCCCatattatatgtacgtacatacatacatatataccccaTGCAGGACACCTTTGGGAGCaataatttctcatttttttatgcattgttaagtttatataataaataaaacaaataacaataatttttaagttttgctgATTTCTTTATGCAGTATTGATCTTTGAGTTTAATTGTGTAATAtcttacaaataaatttaaaacaaaaaatcacaaaaaatttaaaggttCGTCTTCGGGTAAGAAATACTTATGTGTGCCACTGTATGTTCACAGATACAGAAATGATAGGGACTTGGTTTAGATAATATTCATACCGGCCccttattacaatttttttcacataacgGTACTGAGAGTATTAAACAAGATTTTGCGCACTAGAATACAATTAAAGTTGTTCTAATAAGTGCTGGTTGCAAGATGCGAAAAAGACTTGTAAAAATGTATAAGAACAGTAGCTCGAACTGccgacacatacatacaaatgtactttACGCAACCCATCGCAGAATAACCGCTTCATATGGCATCAAATAAATTCGTTTGCTTAAATCGACCTTATCGctgaaatgtaaaaacaaaacaaaagtaaccaacttttcaaaaatgtcaCCACTCACGACACTTACCCATAATTGTGTGGTGAATAGGAAGTGAGCAGCACGTACTCCATAGTCTTATTCGCCAAGCCATCTAAATATTCTATCTGGCTACCGAAGTTAGCTAATAAACGGTACTCCTCACGACCAACAGCACTTCTGAGAACGTTATTTCAATCAGTTGTGAAATTTAAACATCTCCACTTCAACTAACCTCACAACTTGAAAGACCTGCTCTTTCAAAGCTCCATACGAAAATCCGCCTTCTTCTTTGAACGCCTTGAATGCTTCCGTTTGTTTCAAACTGGTCATTCCCTTGTATATGTTCAAGGTACTACGTGCCACGCCACGCTGAGTCTGTACATTGAGATATGAGTAGTTAGGATTGACGGGTAGCCAAGTGTAGTTTCCTGTGCTGAATCCGGCATTCTTCGAAGTGTCCCACTGCATTGGCGTACGCTCTGGATCTCGGCCGTCAGGATCACAAGATATAATTGTGCAATCAATTTCTGCGTCAGTCATGCCGATCTCATCTCCCTAAATTATTGGATGCTAGTAATGACAGTGTTCCTAAGTATAAATTAGCACTTACGTTGTAAGTAACAGATGTGCCAGGCAATGCATGCACTATCATCGTCATCATATCTTTTCTAGTTTCCTCTAAGCGTGTTGCTGGACGACTGTTGTCATGATTTCCTACTACCCAATTGGACGACTTGTGCTTCTCCCATACGGCATCCATCCAGTCATTGGCGGACCTTTCAAGATCCTGTGCACTGATAGAGCCTTGCAAATTGATAAAGTTAAAATTCATTGGCATTTGACTACCAACGTGAGTGCCATTGCTGATATAATCGCTCAACGTCGTAGCAGGGGCATACGCTTCGACAACTTGTATCCTAAAAAgagatatatttaattaattcacacACAATTAATATTCTGTTGGTTATCGTCCGAAAAGATGGGTCGCACCTTGTATCACCGCCATGTTTTTGTTGGTATTCATCTAAAAACTCGCGCCATTCATATATTAAAAGGACATTTTCTGGTTGATTAAGTGTATATTCTCCAAACATCCTCTGATCTGGATATGTGCCATTTTCATAACGCTTCTCTATGAAAAATGGCACAGCGTCAATGCGAAAAGAATCCACCCCACGATCAAGCCAAAATTCCAAAACCTCGATCAAATGTTTTCGTACCATAGGATTCGTGAGGTTAAAGTCAGGTTGTTCAGGTAAAAACTGGTGTAAATAGTACTGTTGGCGTTCATCATTCCAAGTCCACATAGAACCACCAAAAATAGATATCTGTGCGAAGAAATGAAGAATAGACGttgataaaatgaaaaatagcaaacaatAGCTAATCCGGTTACGCACCCAATTACTTGGCTCACTACGCTCGCCTGTTTCCGCATCGATTTTACCGTCTTCCCATATATAAAAATCATCATAACCATCTTCACGACGAATCGACTTCTGGAACCACTCGCACTCATAACTCGAGTGATTTGGTACAAAATCCAATATCATCTTTAGACCTAATTTATGCGCCTTTGCAAGAAATTCATCAAAATCATCCATTGTACCAAAGAGCGGATCAATGCTGGTGAAGTTAGTTATATCATAACCCATATCTCTCATCGGCGATTCGAAAACAGGCCCAAGCCATGCAGCCGTCACACctatttctttaagaaattccAAACGCGATATAATTCCTTTAATGTCACCTATACCATCACCGTCACTGTCCATAAACGATCGAGGATAGATCTGATAGAGTGTGGCGGACTCCCACCAGTCGACTGTGGTGTTCGCAGAAGCGCTAAGAGCACAGAAAACCACAAATGTAAACAATCGTAACGTATCGGACCCCATAACGGTAAGTACTAACGGGCTACTGTTGGCCAAACTTATATTTATACCTCCAGATATATCAAGATTAGAACATTTATTGCCCGATTAgggaaattaaatattatatgaatgcataacgGAAATCCCAAAGCACTTCACATCAATTCTGTACAATATTCGTCAATTGAAGTATAAGTGTGTGGAGCGATTTTTATCGCCAGTGTGCAAATTGGTTTACCAATTTTGTAGGTAAGCATACCGAGTTATGTTATCCCAACGTAGCACttcgataaaaatatgtatatgcaaatgttCATTAGCCTGAGAAAAAGAAATCCCTCGTTTTCTAGGTAGATGGTTATAATgttcgatatctcgtaaagtatcgatcaaacaagttaaagtttatgctccttGTCAAGGTAACattccacacaaaaaaaattatcttgatatattttgtgttttccATTGAGTTgagagttacagggtgttaaccaTAGAagtaaacaaagagaaaatgcgGTACATTATAGAGTTTtttataaaggcgaaaatgcaagacaggccgTTGAAATTATGAATTGTGTTTATGATGCCGGTACTGGATCAGctaattacgcgcaattttggtttcttcgATTACGTtcaagcatttttgatgttaaaggagAACCTCGCAAAAAGCATGCTCattgtcgaaaatgtcgataaaatcacaaaaataatcgaagtttaccgacatgttagtagtcgtggcatcgcccaggagctaaagatcgatctcgaaacagttttaaaccatttgcgcaaaaatattgACATTTGTACCTGTATTGGCATTCGGTAAATTAAGCGTACCGAAAATGCCAACTTGGCTTCAGAAGAGTCCAGTGATCCATTAGTGAGTGGTTGAAGCTCACTCCCAGTTACCACCGCTGATGACAGTTCACTatgacaaatttttagaaacgaTTTTCGTTCACATAATAGGAAGTAATTAATAATctggtaattttttttcgttttttgagtGAAATCATTCCAACAAAGTACTTTTGACACACTCAGCTAGGCGAAACTTAGGCTTTGAAGATCTTTATCGGGTTGACATTGACGCCATTGACGCACAGCAGATAAGATAGCTACCATTCACCAGGACTCGTGAATTTAGAAGACATATCTACCCTACGTGCTTACATATATACGGGCACACACCATGATAAAAATTCACGATTACCCAAATATAATagaatggcaaatatttctaaataatacGAAATATTCCGATGTTGCTATTAAGATTTCTTAGAATTTTTGTTGCCGTCAAGATAATCGCTACTAAGAACTCACACACAGAACAATAGAGTTCCGACCACCATTGTTGGCGCGTAAATAGGGTACCGAATAAGTGTTCTCTGCGATGGTTAAACCCGATcatttaaatcaaattattgGGTGAGTCCATTTACATTTTTGGTTACTTACGATTTTTGATACACGAGACGGCCACTGCGCATGAATTTTGTctggaaatttaatttcaaaaacggGTATCTTTCGCAAATCCATAATTTCGaagatttgaaatatttttgcatttccataataagattttatttcactataaagtaattaaattattcTAACAAATACTGGTTACCCAACTTATACTATATTAAAACCAATTGCGAAAAGTTTGAACAGTCAGCTGAAAATGCTGACCATCAGACACAAAAATATACTCTATGCAGTCCACCGCAGTATTACCGCTTCATATGGCATCAAATAAATTCGTTGGCTTAAATCGACCTTATCGctgaaatgtaaaaacaaaacaacattttGTAACTTTTCACAAATGCCAACGCTCGCAACACTTACCCatatttgtgagatgaataggCACTGAGCAACACGTACTCCATAGTCTTATTCGTCAAACCATCCAAATATTCTGTCTGACTACCGGTACTCCTCACACCAGCACCAGTTCTGAAAACGTTATTTCAATCAGTTGTGAAATTTAAACATCTCCACTTCAACTAACATCACAACTTGAAATACCTGCTCCTTCAAAGCTCCATACGAAAATCCTTTGAACGCCTTGAAGGCATCCGTTGATTTCAATCTGGTCATTCCCTTGTATATGTTCAAAGTGCGAGATATGAGTAGTTAGGGTTGACGGGTAGCCAGGTGGAGTTTCCTGTGCTGAAACCGGCATTCGTCGAAGTGTTCCCTTGCATTGGCGTACGCTCTGGATCGCGAAAGCTGCAAGTTGCGCTGTTGCAACTAAAGTCTCCGTCAGTCATGCCGATAGATATGTCTCACCTAGTATCACCGCCATGTTTTTGTTGGTATTCATCTAGTAATTCGCGCCATTGATATCATAATTCGAGGGTTTCTGGTTGATTCTTTGTATAGTTTTGGTCACTCTTTAGACCATCAGTTACAATCGTCTCATCTGGATATG
The sequence above is drawn from the Anastrepha obliqua isolate idAnaObli1 chromosome 4, idAnaObli1_1.0, whole genome shotgun sequence genome and encodes:
- the LOC129245110 gene encoding maltase A2-like, whose product is MGSDTLRLFTFVVFCALSASANTTVDWWESATLYQIYPRSFMDSDGDGIGDIKGIISRLEFLKEIGVTAAWLGPVFESPMRDMGYDITNFTSIDPLFGTMDDFDEFLAKAHKLGLKMILDFVPNHSSYECEWFQKSIRREDGYDDFYIWEDGKIDAETGERSEPSNWISIFGGSMWTWNDERQQYYLHQFLPEQPDFNLTNPMVRKHLIEVLEFWLDRGVDSFRIDAVPFFIEKRYENGTYPDQRMFGEYTLNQPENVLLIYEWREFLDEYQQKHGGDTRIQVVEAYAPATTLSDYISNGTHVGSQMPMNFNFINLQGSISAQDLERSANDWMDAVWEKHKSSNWVVGNHDNSRPATRLEETRKDMMTMIVHALPGTSVTYNGDEIGMTDAEIDCTIISCDPDGRDPERTPMQWDTSKNAGFSTGNYTWLPVNPNYSYLNVQTQRGVARSTLNIYKGMTSLKQTEAFKAFKEEGGFSYGALKEQVFQVVRSAVGREEYRLLANFGSQIEYLDGLANKTMEYVLLTSYSPHNYGDKVDLSKRIYLMPYEAVILRWVA